The Triticum aestivum cultivar Chinese Spring chromosome 4B, IWGSC CS RefSeq v2.1, whole genome shotgun sequence sequence CATTTAGGAATCCTTGTAGCACATATCTCCATTCCTAATTTGACTAAGATATGAGTCACATTACTAAGTTTTGCTTTGAGAAGAACCTAATGATGTATCCAATTTGGGAATCTTAGTTACACTAGCATGTTACATCCATGCTACTTTGAAAATCATGATTGAGTGACCGTTTGTTATACTACATCATGCCACCCAAACCAGTGCATTTCAGTGTGAGTTCAGTTATGTGTGCAAATTAGCTGTGTAACGGATTATTGTTTTAAGGAAATAACAGGGTGTTGGGCCTGTGCAACTCTAATTTAGACAAGGATCTTCACATCTCAACCTTAACCCTACATCTATGACACATGTTAGTAAGATTTTTTTGTGTGCAGTATCAGTATCTTTATTTCCTAAAATATTTCTTGGCTTGTAAACAGAGCTGGTGAGACGGTCGTAAGCATGCCAAGCTCTTCAGCTGTGGCATCACGCAATGGAATCGAGCGTTCTGAGCAAAACATAAAGGACGATGAATGTGCGAGGCTGGTGACACCAGCTCAACATGCAACAGCTGACAACAACACAGAAATTTTGCCTGAGCAACCAATGTCAAGACACTTCATTTGGTGGCTGAAAGTTCTGCTTGTCTGCTTCCTTCTTGTATTAGCATCTTATATCTTCGTGAAATTTGGAGTCCGCTTTGCCTTTGAGAAGGTGAGGTGCTGATACTTTCTGTGCAAAAGAAAATCTCTTTCCTTGGATTGTAATTTTAGGCATAGGGCATTGGGATGTCAGTAGGCCTCCATTCTTCTGGTTACCTTTCACTGAATTTCACAGAATACCTTCCAGAACCAACTGATGTTGGCTTGTTGGTTGGCTCTTCAGTAGTAATTGCCATCAGGAACTTTGAGGTGGCATGCATCTATAAATTCCATGGGACAATCACAAAGCTTGAAGCCATTATCACACTGGTCATTTAAATTTTTTGGCTGTCCTTTAATATACTTGAACCAGCACCAGTGATGCATTCAACTTAATAGTTTTGGTCTTTGTTGAACATGTTTGTTATATGTTTCCTTTTGTCACATATGATTAGGTCTCAAGCATATGTACGTTCAGCTTGTAATTGTTAGGAATTACTGTTAGATAGTACATTGACATGAATATTCTGGTTGTGTCATATTACTAGAATGCTATTTGCTTAGTGAGTGCATATGTGGCATACTGAACTTTGAGGGAAATTTTATTTGTATTTATGAAAATATCAATTGTGTCATGTTTTTGAGCTATGCTGTCGTGCATGTTTACCCTTTGATCTTATTCCCTCTATTTTTTGGAGAACTTTTTGAGTTGAGTTGTTGAAACAGAACATCTAGCTAATATTTATGTATATTCTTCTGTTTGTTGCAGGTACTTTTGCCAATTATGCAATGGGAAGCAAGTGCCTTTGGCCGTCCAGTATTGGCTCTTGTCCTCGTTGCATCTCTGGCTCTCCTCCCACTCATCTTAGTCCCTTCTGGGCCTTCTATGTGGTTAGCAGGAATGATCTTCGGTTATGGCTGGGGTTTCTTGATTATTATGGTTGGGACTACTCTTGGCATGGTTGCATCATATTGGATCGGCTCATTGTTCCGCAAACGTCTACATGTAAAATTTCTCAGACTTGCATCTTTCCACTAAGGAGCTATGCCTTACTGTTCTTCTTCTTACCTGTTTTGTTCCTTTTTCTAATGCAGGCATGGTTAAAGAGATGGCCTCAGCAGATAGCTCTAATACAGCTTGCTGGCGAAGGGAACTGGTTCCAGCAGTTTCGAGTTGTTGCACTATTCAGAATCTCACCATTTCCATATACAATTTTTAACTATGCCGTAACTGTGACAGAAATCAAGTTCAATCCTTACCTATGTGGTTCAGTTGCCGGAATGGTACCTGAGGCATTCATCTATATCTATAGGTATATACAGATATTCACATTACAGATAAAGATTTGGTCAATTGAGTATCATTTTGTCATAGACTATTGAGGCCATCTAGGTTTATATATGCCCCCCTAATGTGCATCTGTCATTGATTAATGCCCTTAACAAATAGTACATGGATTGGCGACTGATTATTTTCCAATAGAGTTCAACAATGAAGCATTATTTGGTAGACAAGCGTCATAATCTATACATTTGTGCTCTTGATAAGTTGGAAaaagtttctttttcttcttctagacTAGCAATATTGATAAGGATGGTGAATTGTAACCAACCCAAACAGAGAGAAGCTTGTCTTTACAGGGTTTTTTTtggacacagtacagacgcaatcGCTCATACATATTTGTCTTTTCAGGGTTTGTGAGTGCACCAATCTGATTTCCAGAAGTACCATTAATCTGTATGCCTATATGCAAGTAAAATTATAAGAAAAAAAAATTAACTGTGAAGAAATTGTTCTCTATACCAAACAAGTCCCAAATACTAGTTTTTTCTTATCAGTTAGCTGTTTAAGATAGAGAAGTTTGATTGCACACTTTATAGGTATCATGCATTTTGGAATTGAGCTAGCCCtacctgaatatattactcaagTTCATTATCCAGATGCAAAGAGGAGCTTGTCTTTGTAGGAGTTGTTGAGTGCAGAGCAGTTACGTCTGGTTTCCAGAAGTATTGATGAGTTACTAATCTTGCTAAATGCTTATGCAGCGGACGGCTAATACGCACGTTGGCCGATGTGAAGTATGGCAAGTATAAGATGACGCCAGTTGAGCTGACATACAACATAATCTCGTTCGTCATTGCCGTT is a genomic window containing:
- the LOC123093776 gene encoding TVP38/TMEM64 family membrane protein slr0305, with product MARVLPLDIEPGEAPRAGETVVSMPSSSAVASRNGIERSEQNIKDDECARLVTPAQHATADNNTEILPEQPMSRHFIWWLKVLLVCFLLVLASYIFVKFGVRFAFEKVLLPIMQWEASAFGRPVLALVLVASLALLPLILVPSGPSMWLAGMIFGYGWGFLIIMVGTTLGMVASYWIGSLFRKRLHAWLKRWPQQIALIQLAGEGNWFQQFRVVALFRISPFPYTIFNYAVTVTEIKFNPYLCGSVAGMVPEAFIYIYSGRLIRTLADVKYGKYKMTPVELTYNIISFVIAVVLTVAFTVYSKRALSHIKSSDDICAEDQPAVSAGVTALKNGQRECSHAHHVALDVV